Proteins from a genomic interval of Bradyrhizobium sp. G127:
- the hemB gene encoding porphobilinogen synthase has product MAIKFGRPIEMRDTPRDLANNLGNAAPSLNLTTRMRRNRKSEWARRLVRENVLTTDDLIWPLFVVDGDNKRAPIASMPGVDRLSVDQTVRDAERAMKLDIPCIALFPYTDPSLRDETGSEALNANNLVCQAVRAIKKEFPDLGILCDVALDPFTSHGHDGLLQDGRILNDETVAILVRQALVQAEAGCDIIAPSDMMDGRVAAIREGLDRAGFGDVQIMAYAAKYASAFYGPFRDAIGSAKTLTGDKRTYQMDSANSDEALREVELDIAEGADMVMVKPGMPYLDIVRRVKDTFAMPTFAYQVSGEYAMIAGAINNGWLERDRTIMESLIAFKRAGADGVLTYFAPAAAEKLKAGR; this is encoded by the coding sequence ATGGCGATCAAGTTCGGACGTCCGATCGAAATGCGGGACACCCCGCGCGACCTAGCCAACAACTTGGGCAACGCCGCCCCTTCCCTTAATCTGACCACGCGGATGCGCCGCAACCGCAAGTCCGAATGGGCGCGGCGGCTGGTGCGCGAGAACGTGCTCACCACCGACGATCTGATCTGGCCGCTGTTCGTCGTCGACGGCGACAACAAGCGCGCGCCGATCGCCTCGATGCCCGGCGTCGACCGCCTCAGCGTCGATCAGACCGTGCGCGACGCCGAGCGCGCGATGAAGCTCGACATCCCCTGCATCGCGCTGTTCCCCTACACCGATCCATCGCTGCGTGACGAGACCGGCTCCGAGGCCTTGAACGCCAACAACCTCGTGTGCCAGGCGGTGCGCGCGATCAAGAAGGAATTCCCCGATCTCGGCATCCTTTGCGACGTGGCACTCGACCCGTTCACCAGCCACGGCCATGACGGCCTGCTGCAGGACGGCAGGATCCTGAACGACGAGACGGTCGCGATCCTTGTGCGGCAGGCGCTGGTGCAGGCTGAGGCCGGTTGCGACATCATTGCGCCGTCGGACATGATGGACGGCCGCGTCGCCGCGATCCGCGAGGGCCTCGACCGCGCTGGCTTCGGCGACGTGCAGATCATGGCCTATGCGGCGAAGTACGCATCGGCCTTTTATGGCCCGTTCCGCGACGCCATCGGCTCGGCGAAGACGCTGACCGGCGACAAGCGCACCTACCAGATGGATTCGGCAAATTCCGACGAGGCGCTGCGCGAGGTCGAACTCGACATCGCGGAAGGCGCGGACATGGTGATGGTCAAGCCGGGCATGCCCTATCTCGACATCGTCCGGCGCGTGAAGGACACCTTCGCGATGCCGACCTTCGCCTACCAGGTGTCCGGCGAATACGCGATGATCGCGGGCGCCATCAACAACGGCTGGCTTGAGCGTGATCGCACGATCATGGAAAGCCTGATTGCGTTCAAGCGCGCCGGCGCCGACGGTGTGCTGACCTATTTTGCACCGGCCGCGGCGGAGAAACTCAAGGCCGGGCGATAG
- a CDS encoding RDD family protein, whose translation MSDTRNTGGAAPGATWRNNPSASASAQQAYDPWLQPELFRGVLTKRVFAFLIDLVVLAIPIVLAVIFVTLFGVVTLGLGWFLFWLISPLSVIWALIYYGASLGGPHGATVGMRMMDIEMRTWTGERPYFVLGAVHAILYWVSVSFLTPLVLLVGLFNGRRRLLHDIVLGTVFINSSVRASAVQTTRV comes from the coding sequence ATGTCTGACACGAGAAACACTGGCGGCGCGGCACCGGGTGCGACCTGGCGCAACAATCCTTCGGCCAGCGCCAGCGCGCAGCAGGCCTATGATCCGTGGTTGCAGCCCGAACTGTTTCGCGGCGTGCTGACCAAGCGGGTCTTTGCGTTCCTCATCGACCTTGTGGTGCTGGCGATTCCCATCGTCCTTGCTGTCATCTTCGTGACGTTGTTCGGCGTGGTGACGCTGGGGCTCGGCTGGTTCCTGTTCTGGCTGATCTCGCCGCTCTCGGTGATCTGGGCGCTGATCTATTACGGCGCGTCGCTCGGCGGCCCGCACGGCGCGACCGTCGGTATGCGCATGATGGACATCGAGATGCGGACATGGACCGGCGAGCGGCCCTACTTCGTTCTCGGCGCGGTTCACGCCATTCTCTACTGGGTGTCGGTCTCGTTCCTGACCCCGCTGGTCCTGCTGGTCGGCCTGTTCAATGGCCGCCGCCGGCTGCTGCATGACATCGTGCTGGGCACGGTTTTCATCAACAGCAGCGTCCGTGCATCCGCGGTGCAGACCACCCGCGTCTAA
- a CDS encoding arginyltransferase, with amino-acid sequence MTQHSRNTPQFYLTAPSPCPYLEGKQERKVFTHLVGDKAGELNDLLTHGGFRRSQSIAYRPACDQCRACVSVRVIVNEFRPSRNFRKIQARNSDIVSELRTAVPTSEQYSVFRAYLDARHRDGGMADMTVLDYAMMVEDSHVETRLIEYRRRTPDSGITGKGGDLIAVALTDVLGDGLSMVYSFFEPGEESRSMGTFMILDHIARARRLGLPYVYLGYWIDGSRKMDYKARFLPQQRLAPSGWLRVDATGTMAPEPQD; translated from the coding sequence GTGACACAACACTCGCGCAATACGCCGCAATTCTATCTGACGGCGCCCTCACCCTGCCCCTATCTGGAGGGCAAGCAGGAACGCAAGGTGTTCACCCATCTGGTCGGCGATAAGGCCGGCGAGTTGAACGATCTCCTCACTCATGGCGGCTTCCGCCGCAGCCAGTCGATCGCTTACCGTCCGGCCTGCGACCAGTGCCGCGCCTGCGTGTCGGTGCGCGTCATCGTCAACGAATTCCGCCCCTCGCGCAATTTCCGGAAAATCCAGGCGCGCAATAGCGACATCGTCAGCGAGTTGCGCACTGCGGTGCCGACGTCCGAACAGTACTCGGTGTTTCGCGCTTATCTGGACGCCCGCCATCGCGATGGCGGCATGGCCGACATGACCGTGCTCGACTACGCGATGATGGTCGAAGACAGCCATGTCGAAACCCGGCTGATCGAATATCGCAGGCGCACTCCCGACAGCGGCATCACCGGCAAGGGCGGCGACCTGATCGCGGTGGCGCTGACCGATGTGCTGGGGGACGGACTGTCGATGGTCTATTCGTTCTTCGAGCCCGGCGAGGAAAGCCGCTCGATGGGCACCTTCATGATCCTCGACCACATCGCCCGCGCCCGGCGGCTCGGCCTGCCTTACGTGTATCTCGGCTACTGGATCGATGGCTCGCGGAAGATGGACTACAAGGCCCGCTTCCTGCCGCAGCAGCGCCTCGCGCCCAGCGGCTGGCTGCGCGTCGATGCCACCGGCACGATGGCGCCCGAACCGCAGGACTGA
- a CDS encoding FMN-dependent NADH-azoreductase, with protein MKLLHIDASILGGNSVSRQLSAAAVERLRKTAPNLDVTYRDLSAAPLSHLSGEHLAAAHGATPESEAVRDDIAASTAALEEFLAADTVVIGAPMYNFTIPSQLKAWIDRILVAGKTFKYSEKGVEGLAGGKRVIVTIARGGFYGAGMPAAAGEHLETYLRWVFGFIGITNPEIIIAEGIQVSPEQREKSVAEALQAAGTLKAAAGLQAA; from the coding sequence ATGAAACTGCTCCACATCGACGCCAGCATTCTCGGCGGTAATTCCGTTTCCCGGCAACTCTCGGCCGCAGCCGTCGAGCGCCTGCGCAAGACCGCACCCAACCTCGACGTGACGTATCGCGACCTCAGCGCCGCGCCGCTCTCCCATCTGAGCGGAGAGCATCTTGCCGCCGCTCACGGTGCCACGCCGGAATCCGAGGCCGTGCGCGACGACATCGCCGCCAGCACTGCTGCGCTTGAGGAGTTTCTTGCCGCCGACACCGTGGTCATCGGCGCGCCGATGTACAATTTCACCATCCCAAGTCAGCTCAAGGCCTGGATCGATCGCATTCTGGTCGCGGGAAAGACCTTCAAATACTCTGAGAAGGGCGTCGAGGGCCTCGCGGGCGGCAAGCGCGTGATCGTTACCATCGCGCGCGGCGGTTTCTACGGCGCCGGCATGCCGGCTGCAGCGGGCGAACATCTGGAGACATATCTGCGCTGGGTGTTCGGCTTCATCGGCATCACCAATCCCGAAATCATCATTGCCGAGGGAATCCAGGTCAGCCCCGAGCAGCGCGAGAAGTCGGTTGCCGAAGCGTTGCAGGCGGCGGGCACCTTAAAGGCGGCTGCCGGTCTGCAGGCGGCGTAA
- a CDS encoding helix-turn-helix domain-containing protein translates to MKPAHTDVTAPPDQHLPGDCTAVSSILSRIGDKWSVLVIMLLANGPRRFNEIKRMVGGISQRMLTLTLRGLERDGLVTRTVFPTIPPRVDYELTELGRSLRGPVENLGSWAFDNLPQIQTAREKFDSTRE, encoded by the coding sequence ATGAAACCCGCGCACACGGATGTGACCGCCCCTCCAGACCAACACCTGCCGGGCGACTGCACCGCAGTCAGTTCCATCCTGTCGCGGATCGGCGACAAGTGGAGCGTCCTCGTCATCATGCTGCTGGCCAACGGCCCGCGCCGCTTCAACGAGATCAAGCGCATGGTCGGCGGCATCTCGCAGCGGATGCTGACGCTGACACTGCGGGGACTGGAGCGCGATGGCCTTGTCACCCGCACCGTGTTCCCGACGATTCCGCCGAGGGTCGATTATGAACTGACGGAGCTGGGCCGCTCTCTGCGAGGACCAGTGGAAAATCTGGGCTCGTGGGCATTCGACAACCTGCCGCAGATTCAAACCGCACGCGAAAAGTTCGACAGCACGCGCGAGTGA
- a CDS encoding Nramp family divalent metal transporter: MDARSPSTPPEPAAAPLVPGGWRTPRGEPSLADMFGSIRVAKSGSFWRKLAAFLGPGYLVAVGYMDPGNWATSLAGGSKFGYALLAVALISNIMAIVLQALCARLGVGSGRDLAQACRDAYPKWVSWPLWLFAEIAISATDLAEIIGTAIGLNLLFGIPLEIGVLITALDVFLILGLQAIGFRWIEAFVVTLLGVIAMCFAIQIAMADPDWGAVIRGFAPTVDIVRNPDMLYLALGILGATVMPHNLYLHSGLVQTRGYGDSVPEKKEAIKLATIDSTIALCLALLINASILILAAATFHKAGKTDVSELDQAHTLLSPMLGSSIAPTLFGIALLCCGLNSTVTATLSGQIVMEGFINIRIAPWLRRLVTRAIAIIPAAIVTIWYGEKGTGQLLILSQVVLSLQLPFAIVPLVMFTASKAKMGTFVAPRWLSLAATVIAAVVIALNVKLLVDFVTG, encoded by the coding sequence ATGGATGCACGATCTCCGTCAACGCCGCCCGAGCCGGCCGCTGCGCCGCTGGTGCCGGGCGGATGGCGGACGCCGCGTGGCGAGCCGTCGCTGGCGGATATGTTCGGTTCGATCCGCGTCGCCAAGAGCGGGTCGTTCTGGCGCAAGCTGGCGGCCTTCCTGGGCCCCGGCTATCTGGTCGCGGTCGGCTACATGGACCCGGGCAACTGGGCGACCTCGCTCGCCGGCGGCTCCAAGTTCGGTTACGCGCTGCTTGCGGTGGCGCTGATTTCCAACATCATGGCGATCGTGCTTCAGGCGCTGTGCGCGCGGCTCGGCGTCGGCTCGGGACGCGATCTGGCGCAGGCATGCCGTGATGCTTATCCGAAATGGGTGTCGTGGCCGCTCTGGCTGTTTGCGGAAATCGCCATCAGCGCGACGGACCTCGCCGAAATCATCGGCACCGCCATCGGCCTCAACCTGCTGTTTGGCATTCCGCTGGAAATTGGCGTGCTGATCACCGCACTCGATGTGTTTCTCATTCTGGGATTGCAGGCCATCGGCTTCCGCTGGATCGAGGCATTTGTAGTGACGCTGCTCGGCGTCATCGCCATGTGCTTCGCTATACAGATCGCGATGGCCGATCCGGACTGGGGCGCGGTGATCCGCGGTTTCGCGCCGACGGTCGACATCGTGCGCAATCCCGACATGCTCTACCTTGCGCTCGGCATTCTCGGCGCGACGGTGATGCCGCACAATCTCTATCTGCATTCCGGTCTGGTGCAGACGCGTGGATACGGCGACAGCGTTCCCGAGAAGAAGGAGGCGATCAAGCTCGCCACTATCGATTCCACCATCGCGTTGTGTCTTGCACTGCTCATCAACGCGTCGATCCTCATTCTCGCCGCAGCGACATTTCACAAGGCTGGAAAAACCGACGTCTCCGAACTCGATCAGGCGCACACGCTGTTGTCCCCGATGCTCGGTTCGTCGATTGCGCCCACGCTGTTCGGCATCGCGCTGCTCTGCTGCGGATTGAATTCAACCGTGACCGCGACGCTGTCCGGCCAGATCGTGATGGAAGGCTTCATCAACATCAGGATCGCGCCATGGCTGCGGCGTCTGGTGACGCGCGCCATCGCCATCATCCCCGCTGCCATCGTCACGATCTGGTACGGCGAGAAGGGCACGGGTCAGTTGCTTATTCTCAGTCAGGTGGTGTTGAGCCTGCAATTGCCGTTCGCCATCGTGCCGCTGGTGATGTTCACGGCGAGCAAGGCGAAGATGGGGACGTTCGTCGCCCCGCGCTGGCTCTCGTTGGCCGCAACGGTGATTGCGGCGGTCGTGATCGCGCTCAATGTAAAGCTGCTGGTCGATTTCGTGACCGGCTGA
- the tsaA gene encoding tRNA (N6-threonylcarbamoyladenosine(37)-N6)-methyltransferase TrmO, whose amino-acid sequence MVRYNEIRDGEVAVDPPPPTDAGLVFIGRIHTPWTDRLMTPRQGRQDGPICRIEIFDPWVPALKGLDRFTQVEVIYWLHQSRRDLVHQSPASDAKTHGTFALRSPVRPNPLGTSIAKLVGIEGNIVLVQGLDCLDGTPLVDLKPDRCQFTPVAPPQPGDFEADA is encoded by the coding sequence ATGGTCCGTTACAACGAAATCCGCGATGGCGAGGTCGCCGTCGATCCACCACCGCCGACAGACGCCGGTCTCGTCTTCATCGGCCGCATCCATACGCCGTGGACCGATCGACTGATGACGCCGAGGCAGGGCAGGCAGGACGGTCCGATCTGCCGCATCGAGATTTTCGATCCCTGGGTGCCCGCATTGAAGGGACTCGACCGGTTCACGCAGGTCGAGGTGATCTACTGGCTGCATCAGTCGCGCCGCGATCTGGTGCATCAAAGCCCGGCAAGCGATGCCAAGACCCACGGCACCTTTGCCTTGAGGTCGCCGGTGCGGCCCAATCCGCTCGGCACCTCGATTGCCAAACTGGTCGGCATCGAAGGCAACATCGTTCTGGTCCAAGGTCTCGATTGTCTCGACGGCACGCCGCTGGTCGATCTCAAGCCCGATCGCTGCCAGTTCACCCCGGTTGCCCCGCCGCAGCCGGGAGATTTCGAGGCGGACGCCTGA
- the parC gene encoding DNA topoisomerase IV subunit A, whose protein sequence is MGKRLIPPEPMDIQEVALREALEERYLAYALSTIMHRALPDARDGLKPVHRRILYGMRLLRLDPGTPFKKSAKIVGDVMGSFHPHGDQSIYDALVRLAQDFSSRYPLVDGQGNFGNIDGDNPAAYRYTEARMTEVARLLLEGIDEDAVEFRANYDGQSREPIVLPGAFPNLLANGAQGIAVGMATSIPPHNAAELCDAALHLIDKPNTKSSGLLRYVKGPDFPTGGIVVDSKESIAEAYATGRGSFRVRAKWAQEEGARGTWNIVVTEIPWLVQKSRLIERIAELLNEKKLLLVGDIRDESAEDVRIVIEPKSKNVDPEVLMETLFKQTELESKIPLNLNVLVKGRIPKVLGLAECLREWLDHLRDVLVRRANFRKNQIEHRLEVLGGYLIAYLNLDKVIKIIRTEDEPKPVLIKTFKLTDLQADSILNMRLRNLRKLEEMEIRGEDKDLRNELKGIKAVLASEEEQWKKVGEQVRKVRDTFGPKTPLGKRRTQFADAPEHDLAAIEEALIEREPITVVVSDKGWVRTLKGHVEDLSNLAFKTDDSMGFSFFAESTSKLTLFATNGRFYTLDAQKLPGGRGHGDPIRMTIDMEGDANIVSMFVQKGGRKFLVASSDGQGFVVNEDDCVANTRKGKQVLNVTAPNEAAAIATVSGDTVAVIGTNHKMVIFPLEQIPEMARGRGVRLQKYSGGKLSDVMTFTSKDGMTWKDSAGRDQSSTWKELADWRGNRADAGRLAHGFPKSNKFGKVIE, encoded by the coding sequence ATGGGCAAAAGACTGATTCCACCAGAGCCGATGGACATTCAGGAGGTCGCACTCCGCGAAGCGCTGGAAGAGCGCTATCTCGCCTATGCGCTTTCGACCATCATGCACCGTGCGCTGCCGGATGCGCGTGACGGACTGAAGCCGGTTCACCGCCGCATCCTCTACGGCATGCGGCTGCTGCGGCTCGACCCCGGCACGCCGTTCAAGAAATCCGCCAAGATCGTCGGCGACGTGATGGGTTCGTTCCATCCGCACGGCGACCAGTCGATCTACGACGCGCTGGTGCGTCTCGCGCAGGATTTCTCTTCGCGCTATCCGCTGGTGGACGGGCAGGGCAACTTCGGCAACATCGACGGCGATAATCCCGCCGCCTATCGCTACACCGAAGCGCGCATGACGGAAGTCGCGCGGCTGCTGCTGGAAGGCATCGATGAGGACGCGGTTGAATTCCGCGCCAACTACGATGGCCAGTCGCGCGAACCGATCGTGCTGCCGGGCGCGTTTCCGAACCTGCTGGCCAACGGCGCGCAAGGTATCGCGGTCGGCATGGCCACCTCGATTCCCCCGCACAACGCAGCCGAACTCTGCGACGCCGCGCTGCACCTGATCGACAAGCCGAACACGAAATCCAGCGGCCTGCTGCGTTACGTCAAGGGCCCCGACTTTCCGACCGGCGGCATTGTCGTCGACTCCAAGGAAAGCATCGCGGAAGCCTATGCGACGGGACGCGGCTCTTTCCGTGTGCGCGCGAAATGGGCTCAGGAAGAGGGCGCGCGCGGCACCTGGAACATCGTTGTCACGGAAATTCCATGGCTGGTGCAGAAGTCGCGGCTGATCGAGCGCATCGCCGAACTGCTCAACGAGAAAAAACTGCTGCTGGTCGGCGACATCCGTGACGAGTCGGCGGAAGACGTGCGCATTGTCATCGAGCCGAAGTCGAAGAACGTCGATCCTGAAGTGCTGATGGAAACGCTGTTCAAGCAGACCGAACTTGAAAGCAAGATTCCGCTCAACCTCAACGTGTTGGTGAAGGGGCGCATCCCAAAGGTGCTCGGTCTCGCCGAGTGCCTGCGCGAATGGCTGGACCATCTGCGCGATGTACTCGTTCGGCGCGCGAATTTCCGCAAGAACCAGATCGAACATCGGCTCGAAGTGCTGGGTGGCTACCTGATCGCCTATCTGAATCTCGACAAGGTCATCAAGATCATCCGCACCGAGGACGAGCCGAAGCCGGTCCTGATCAAGACTTTCAAGCTGACCGATCTTCAGGCCGACTCCATTCTCAACATGCGGCTGCGCAACTTGCGCAAGCTCGAGGAAATGGAGATCCGGGGCGAGGACAAGGATCTTCGTAACGAATTGAAGGGCATCAAGGCCGTCCTCGCTTCGGAAGAAGAGCAGTGGAAGAAGGTCGGCGAGCAGGTCAGGAAGGTGCGCGACACCTTCGGTCCCAAGACGCCGCTCGGCAAACGCCGTACGCAGTTCGCCGATGCGCCGGAGCATGATCTTGCCGCCATCGAGGAAGCGCTGATCGAGCGCGAGCCGATTACGGTCGTGGTCTCGGACAAGGGCTGGGTCCGCACGCTGAAGGGCCATGTCGAGGATTTGTCGAACCTCGCGTTCAAGACCGACGACAGCATGGGCTTCTCGTTCTTTGCGGAAAGCACCTCGAAGCTGACGCTGTTCGCGACCAACGGCCGCTTTTACACGCTCGATGCGCAGAAGCTGCCGGGTGGGCGCGGCCATGGCGATCCAATCCGCATGACCATCGACATGGAAGGCGATGCCAACATTGTCTCCATGTTCGTGCAGAAGGGTGGCCGCAAGTTCCTCGTGGCGAGCAGCGACGGGCAAGGCTTCGTCGTCAACGAGGACGACTGCGTCGCCAACACCCGCAAGGGCAAGCAGGTTCTCAACGTCACCGCGCCCAATGAAGCGGCTGCAATTGCGACGGTCAGCGGCGATACCGTCGCGGTGATCGGCACCAACCACAAGATGGTGATCTTCCCGCTCGAGCAGATCCCGGAAATGGCGCGCGGGCGCGGTGTACGGTTGCAGAAGTACAGCGGCGGCAAGTTGTCCGACGTGATGACGTTCACATCGAAGGACGGCATGACGTGGAAAGATTCTGCCGGTCGCGACCAGAGTTCGACCTGGAAAGAACTCGCCGACTGGCGCGGCAACCGCGCGGACGCCGGCCGTCTGGCGCATGGTTTCCCGAAGTCAAACAAGTTCGGCAAGGTGATCGAGTAG
- the recO gene encoding DNA repair protein RecO, translated as MEWTDEGIVLGVRRHGESSAIVELLTRSHGRHLGLVRGGAGTRMRPLLQPGNTVNAVWRARLDEHLGYYAIEGTRLRAATMFASPHAVYGVTHLASLVRLLPERDPHEDIYEMLESILNDFDDTTVAGVQLVKFELAMLTELGFGLDLSSCAASGTVNDLIYVSPKSGGAVSRQAGEPWRDRLLRLPPFLRESDDGTNGWTGQDVEDGFRLTGLFLLRNVLEPRGQGHSDAREGFINAVLRPRASVAAE; from the coding sequence ATGGAATGGACCGACGAAGGCATCGTTCTTGGCGTGCGGCGGCATGGCGAATCCAGCGCCATCGTCGAACTGTTGACGCGTAGCCACGGCCGCCATCTGGGGCTGGTGCGCGGCGGCGCGGGCACGCGCATGCGCCCGCTGCTCCAGCCCGGCAACACTGTGAACGCGGTCTGGCGGGCGCGCCTCGACGAACATCTCGGATACTACGCCATCGAGGGGACGCGGCTGCGCGCGGCGACTATGTTTGCGTCTCCGCATGCGGTCTACGGCGTGACGCATCTGGCCTCGCTGGTCCGACTATTGCCCGAGCGTGATCCCCATGAAGACATCTACGAGATGCTGGAATCCATCCTCAACGATTTCGACGATACCACCGTGGCCGGCGTGCAACTCGTGAAGTTCGAACTCGCGATGCTGACCGAACTCGGCTTCGGCCTCGATCTGTCGTCCTGCGCCGCGAGCGGGACGGTGAACGATCTGATTTACGTGTCGCCGAAATCCGGCGGCGCGGTGTCGCGTCAGGCGGGCGAGCCGTGGCGAGACCGGCTGTTGCGATTGCCACCGTTCCTGCGCGAGAGTGATGACGGCACCAACGGCTGGACCGGCCAGGATGTCGAAGACGGCTTCCGGTTGACGGGCCTGTTCCTGCTGCGGAATGTGCTCGAGCCGCGCGGGCAGGGTCATTCGGATGCCCGCGAGGGCTTCATCAATGCGGTGCTCCGGCCGCGCGCCAGCGTGGCTGCCGAATAG
- the era gene encoding GTPase Era has product MPDEAQNDTARETRCGFVALIGAPNVGKSTLVNALVGSKVTIVSKKVQTTRALIRGIVVEDNAQIILVDTPGIFAPKRRLDRAMVSTAWSGAHDADLVCVLLDARAGIDEEADAILSKLATVNHPKILVLNKIDLVPREKLLALAQQANERLKFAETFMIAALSGDGVDDLRRALAKAVPPGPFHYPEDQMSDAPLRHLAAEITREKIYRHLHQELPYQSTVETDSWTDRKDKSVRIEQTIFVERDSQRKIVLGKGGATIKAIGADSRKEIAEIVGHPVHLFLFVKVRDGWGDDPERYREMGLEFPKE; this is encoded by the coding sequence ATGCCTGATGAAGCACAAAATGATACGGCCCGCGAAACGCGTTGCGGCTTCGTCGCCCTGATCGGCGCGCCGAATGTCGGCAAGTCGACGCTGGTGAATGCGCTGGTTGGCTCGAAGGTTACCATCGTCTCAAAGAAGGTGCAGACCACGCGCGCTCTGATCCGCGGTATCGTGGTCGAGGACAACGCGCAGATCATCCTTGTCGATACGCCGGGTATTTTCGCGCCAAAGCGCCGTCTCGATCGCGCGATGGTTTCGACCGCATGGAGCGGTGCGCACGATGCCGACCTTGTCTGCGTGTTGCTGGACGCGCGCGCGGGCATTGACGAGGAGGCTGATGCCATTCTCAGCAAGCTCGCCACCGTCAATCATCCGAAAATTCTGGTGCTGAACAAGATCGATCTGGTGCCGCGCGAGAAGCTGCTGGCACTGGCGCAGCAGGCGAACGAACGGCTGAAGTTTGCCGAGACCTTCATGATTGCGGCGCTGTCCGGCGATGGCGTCGATGACCTGCGCCGTGCGCTTGCCAAGGCGGTGCCGCCCGGTCCGTTTCACTATCCCGAAGACCAGATGTCCGACGCGCCGCTGCGGCATCTGGCGGCGGAGATCACGCGCGAGAAGATTTATCGTCACCTGCATCAGGAGTTGCCGTATCAGTCCACGGTCGAAACCGACTCATGGACCGATCGCAAGGACAAGTCGGTGCGGATCGAGCAGACGATCTTTGTGGAGCGCGATAGTCAGCGCAAGATCGTGCTCGGCAAGGGCGGCGCAACGATCAAGGCCATCGGCGCGGACTCGCGCAAGGAGATCGCGGAAATCGTTGGCCACCCGGTGCATCTGTTTCTGTTCGTGAAGGTGCGGGACGGCTGGGGCGACGATCCGGAGCGTTATCGCGAGATGGGTCTGGAGTTTCCAAAAGAATGA
- the rnc gene encoding ribonuclease III: protein MSGDTAAVKTPPDTDVAVSTGAADVKPATKKARRPSAKAAAKIIEQRIGHTFADPSLLATAFTHVSALKSARSRADSYQRLEFLGDHVLGLIVSDMLYRAFPKADEGELSKRLADLVRREACADVAKSLGLDEAIKLGSVGAGASARLRNSVLGDICEAVIGAVFLDGGYAAAAEFVERNWTERMRKPVRPLRDPKTVLQEWAQGKGLPTPVYREVERTGPHHDPQFRVAVELPGLAAAEGVGGSKRAAEKLAATALLKREGVTGGNDA, encoded by the coding sequence ATGAGCGGCGATACCGCAGCCGTCAAAACTCCTCCGGATACGGACGTCGCCGTGAGCACGGGCGCCGCGGACGTCAAGCCTGCGACGAAGAAGGCGCGCCGGCCGAGCGCGAAGGCCGCCGCCAAGATCATCGAACAGCGGATCGGTCATACCTTCGCCGATCCCTCGCTGCTGGCGACGGCGTTCACGCATGTTTCCGCGCTGAAATCCGCGCGCAGCCGCGCAGACAGCTATCAGCGTCTTGAATTTCTCGGCGACCACGTCCTCGGGCTGATTGTTTCGGACATGCTATATCGCGCGTTTCCGAAGGCCGACGAGGGCGAACTGTCGAAGCGTCTCGCCGATCTCGTGCGCCGGGAAGCCTGCGCCGATGTCGCCAAGTCGCTCGGGCTGGATGAAGCGATCAAACTTGGTTCGGTCGGCGCGGGCGCGAGCGCGCGGCTGCGCAACTCCGTTCTCGGCGACATCTGCGAAGCGGTGATCGGCGCGGTGTTCCTCGATGGCGGTTACGCGGCAGCGGCGGAATTCGTCGAACGCAACTGGACGGAGCGCATGCGCAAGCCGGTACGGCCGCTGCGCGATCCGAAAACCGTGTTGCAGGAATGGGCGCAGGGCAAGGGCCTGCCGACGCCGGTTTATCGCGAGGTAGAGCGCACCGGGCCGCATCACGATCCGCAGTTTCGCGTGGCGGTGGAATTGCCTGGACTGGCGGCAGCCGAAGGAGTTGGCGGCAGCAAGCGCGCCGCAGAGAAACTCGCAGCGACAGCGCTGCTGAAGCGGGAAGGCGTGACGGGCGGCAATGATGCCTGA